Genomic DNA from Niabella ginsenosidivorans:
CGTTCCAGGCATCGAGATCCAGGCCGGCATCAAATGTTTTTGAGGTGTACCATGTAATATTGGGATTGGGGATGCCCTTACTTTGCACTCCGTTTACAAAAACGCCATCAAATACAGCGCCGGCAGGCTGACCGGTAGCAGATCCGCCTGCCGGATAATTATAGCCCGATACAAACTGGTAGGAAGCAGCCCCGTCATCACCTGTTTTACCATAGGATGCCCGCAGTTTGAGATTATTGATAAAGGACATTGCGCCCAGGTTCCTGAAAAACCGTTCTTCGGATATCCGCCATCCTATTTCCCCTTCCGGAAAGAACCCCCATTGCCTGTCAAGCGCAAACTTGGACGATCCATCATACCGGAAAGCGAATTTTCCAAAATATTTCCTCATAAAATCATAGGCGACCGAGCCCACATAAGCCGAGTTTTTAAACGTAAAGGCATTGTTCTGACTGGCGCTCATGCTGCCCACCTGGTTCAGGCTGTTCCCCGCAAAAAGCTGATCTACGGGAATGGAAAGTTCTCTTTGCGCATAAAAATTATCGCCCCGGCGCGTACTTGTTTCATAGAGGAACAATGCGCTGATATTATGATTGCGGTACAGCGTTCTGGTGTAATCCAGTTGCAGGCGTGCCAGATCAGAAGGATACTCATATACTTCCCTGCGAACGGTACTGGGAGACTGCTGTGTACCTGTAACCTGGTAACTGTTAGTAGCACTGTTATAAGTGTATGTATTGTATGCCTTGTTAAAGATCTTGTTACTGTTCAATGTAAAATCATAGCTGTAAACGCCTTTTATGCTCAATCCCCGCACGCCCGGGATCTCATAATTCAAAGTGGCAGCAGACTGGAACCATTTGTTATTGTATACCTGGTACCCGGCTATATCAGCGGTTGACTGTGCAACAGGATGCAAAGGGTTGGGAAGGGTATTCAGGTACATCGGATTATCGTTAGCATATACCGGGTTTACAGGAGGCTGGTACCACATACTCCGGAACACCCAGTAGGCCGCCTGCATCGGCTGGTTTTTACGATCGAGCGTACCGGCAAGGTTCAGGTCAAAAGTAAGCCCTTTGGCTATCTTGGTGCTCAGGTTGGAACGAAGATTAAAACGATCATAATTCAGATCACCCGATTTTAAAATGCCATCCTGCTTCAGGTAGCCCAGGCTGACGAAATAGCGGGCATTTTCAGTGCCTCCCGTTGCACTGAGATTATGCTGTGTTTGCCCTGCCTGTCTTTTTATAGTGGCTTTTTGCCAGTCGGTGCTTTGTCTGGTGCCATTCAGATATTCCTCAATCTGCTCATCAGCATATACGCGTCTTCCTCCGTTTACGTTGTGCATGCTCTGTTCGTTTACCAGCGTCATATAGTCCACGGCGCCCACAGATTTAGGAAAGCCTGTAGGCACCTGTATACCATAAGTGGCCGTATAGTTCAATTCTAAAGTGCCGGGCTTTCCTTTTTTAGTAGTAATGAGGATAACGCCATTTGCAGCCCTTACACCATAAACAGCAGCGGAGGCATCTTTCAGTACCGAAATTGTTTCTACATCATTAGGATCAACACGGGCGATATCGGGCCGGGGAATTCCATCTATTACAATAAGTGGGTTGCCCATACCTCTTATATCATAGGAATTATTAAAAGCGCCCGGTTCGCTGGTATTCTGTACAATGCGCAGTCCGGGGACCTTTCCGGTAAGGGTATTTAAAATATTTTCATTTTTTGTAGTGGTAATCTGCCCTGCATTCAGGGTGGATACAGCGCTGGTTAAAGACAGCTTTTTCTGCGTTTGATAGCCTACTACAACAATATCATTTAAAGAGGTTGTGGCAGCAACGAGGTTTACGCGTAAAAAGAAAAAGGATTTTATAACCAGCTCCCTTGTGGTAAAGCCAACCAGGCTAAAAACCAGTTTCTGACCTGTTCCTGCCCGGATATGAAATTGCCCGGAACTGTCGGTGGTGGTTCCGGTTTGAGTGCCTGCTACAATAACCGACACTCCGGACAACGGAGTTCCGGACTCATCAATAACAATGCCCTGAACAACTTCACTCGTCTGGCCCGCAGCTTTATTCGTAATAAACCCGGAAACGATCATTACAAAAAAGGTAAAAAACAAACAGCGCAAAATCGTAGCCCGGGGCTTTAGCTGATGAAGTATTAAAGATCCATTAAGCAGTAAACAACTGTCTTTTGAGGACAGCCCGGTTCTTTTTTTCATAATGCAATCGTTTTTATTGACAAATTTTAAGCATTTAATATTACATGTACAAATGTACATACATTACAACAAATAAACAAAAAGGTTTTTTTCTTAATTTTAATTTTTTATGAAACTGTCACTTGATCATACCAATCACATTCCACTCTATTTGCAGGCAGAACAGCTACTCCGCGACCTGATCAAAGATCCTGAGTATGTAAACGGAAAGTTGTTGCCGAATGAGGTGGATTTAGCCAGGCAACTGGCAATTTCCCGCACTACGTTACGTCAGGCGATCAATAAATTGGTTTATGATGGTTTGCTGATACGTAAAAAAGGAATCGGTACCCGGGTTGCAGGTATTACCGTAAGTTCAAAATCCAATAACTGGTTAAGCTTTTCGCAGGAAATGCATGCCCGGGGCATTCCTATTAAAAATTATGAGCTGCATATCAGTTGGGTGATCCCGGAAGATGCCATCGTAAACTTTTTCCAGATACCCCCCGGGAAAAAAGTGCTCAAATTAGAACGGCTGCGCGGCCGCCCTGAAAACCCGTTTGTTTATTTTGTTTCCTATTTCCACCCTCGTGTCGGGTTGACCGGGGAAGAAGATTTCAATAACCCGCTCTATGAAATACTTGAGAAAAAATACCATATTATTGCGAACCTGTCCAAAGAAGAGATCAGCGCAAAAGCTGCGTCAAAAATAATTGCCGATAAATTAGAGATCGCCGCGGGAGATCCCATTCTCTTCAGGAAGCGGTTTGTTTATGACCAGGGAGACCGGCCCATTGAATATAACCTGGGATACTACCGGGCAGATTCATTTGTTTATACAGTGGAGAGCCGGAGGGAATAGGTCAGCGGTCCTCATCCCTGTACCGGGCCCTCAGCTGTTCCATGCTTTTCTTCAGCCCGGATATCCTTGCTGCGAAATGCCTGTTGTGGTACAGGTTCTTCATTTCATGGGGATCCTTCTTCAGATCATAGAGCTCCCAGGAATTGATCGGGCCGTAAAAATGCAGCAGTTTATAGCGTTTGGTGCGGATACCATAATGGGGCGTTAAGCCGAAGGACCGTTCGTAATAATGATAGTACATACTCTTTCGCCAGCCGGGATCCTTCCCGGTTTCCAGCAGTTTTTTCATAGACATGCCCTGCATATCTGCCGGAACAGGAATACCTGCCAGGTCCAGCAAGGTAGGCGCAATGTCCAGGTTCATTACAAATGAGCTGATCCGGCGCGGCTTTCGCAGTGCTGCAGGATAGCGGATGAGCATGGGTGTGCGGAACGATTCTTCATACATGAACCGTTTATCATACAACCCGTGCTCCCCCAGGTAAAAGCCCTGGTCCGACATATATATCACTATTGTATTACGATCGAGCTGCTGTTCTTTTAAATAATCCAGCACACGTCCTACATTATCATCCACAGACTTCACACAACTCAGATAATCTTCCATATACCGCTGGAACTGGAAGCGCACCACTTCGTCTCTGGTCTTTAATTTCCGGAAGGCCTCATACGCTTTCTGATAATGCGCATCCCATTGTTGCCGTTCTGCGGGAGTCAGGCGATCAATCTCCCGTTTATATTCTGCGGGCGCCCACTCATTCACTTTGGTAACCGGGCAGCTGTCGCAAGGAATCTTACTGTCATAACGGATGTCGAGGTCCCGGGCTACGGTGATCTGCTGCCGCTGCAACCCTTCCCGGTCCTTATAATCATCATAAAAATTAGCCGGCAACGGGAACTGCCGGTGCTCAAACCGGTCCAGGTATTTCAGCGGAGGCATACAGTTGCGGTGCGGCGCTTTATGAAACAATAATAAACAAAAGGGATCTTTTTTATTTTTGCCGATCCAGTCAAGAGACAGGTCTGTGATCACATCCGTTACATAGCCGCTATAGGCAGTGTCCCTGCCCATTTTTACAAAGGGCGGATTATAATAATGTCCCTGTGCCGGAAGGATGTTCCAGTAATCAAACCCTGTAGGATCCGACCATAAATGCCATTTACCGATAATAGCGGTTTTATATCCATATTGCTTCAGGATCTTTGGCAATGTTTGTTGTGCTCCGTTGAAAAAAGTGCCGTTATCCCGTAGCCCGTTGATGTGCGAATACTTGCCTGTCAATATCACTGCCCTGCTGGCGCTGCAGACAGAATTGGTTACGTACGCATGATCCATCACTACGCCTTCCGCCCCGATCCTGTCAATGTTTGGCGTTTGGATCAGGTTTTTCTGA
This window encodes:
- a CDS encoding SusC/RagA family TonB-linked outer membrane protein codes for the protein MKKRTGLSSKDSCLLLNGSLILHQLKPRATILRCLFFTFFVMIVSGFITNKAAGQTSEVVQGIVIDESGTPLSGVSVIVAGTQTGTTTDSSGQFHIRAGTGQKLVFSLVGFTTRELVIKSFFFLRVNLVAATTSLNDIVVVGYQTQKKLSLTSAVSTLNAGQITTTKNENILNTLTGKVPGLRIVQNTSEPGAFNNSYDIRGMGNPLIVIDGIPRPDIARVDPNDVETISVLKDASAAVYGVRAANGVILITTKKGKPGTLELNYTATYGIQVPTGFPKSVGAVDYMTLVNEQSMHNVNGGRRVYADEQIEEYLNGTRQSTDWQKATIKRQAGQTQHNLSATGGTENARYFVSLGYLKQDGILKSGDLNYDRFNLRSNLSTKIAKGLTFDLNLAGTLDRKNQPMQAAYWVFRSMWYQPPVNPVYANDNPMYLNTLPNPLHPVAQSTADIAGYQVYNNKWFQSAATLNYEIPGVRGLSIKGVYSYDFTLNSNKIFNKAYNTYTYNSATNSYQVTGTQQSPSTVRREVYEYPSDLARLQLDYTRTLYRNHNISALFLYETSTRRGDNFYAQRELSIPVDQLFAGNSLNQVGSMSASQNNAFTFKNSAYVGSVAYDFMRKYFGKFAFRYDGSSKFALDRQWGFFPEGEIGWRISEERFFRNLGAMSFINNLKLRASYGKTGDDGAASYQFVSGYNYPAGGSATGQPAGAVFDGVFVNGVQSKGIPNPNITWYTSKTFDAGLDLDAWNGLLGITFDYFIRDRTGLLATQLLTLPDVVGAALPQQNLNSDRNRGFDFEINHRNHIGDLYYNVRGIFGFTRIMYRKVVRAAAGNSYLNWLNNNNNRYYGVYFGYGENGQFENYQAIEHSPIYVPRSTVVGDYRYEDWNGDGQIGADDSHPIANTGLPLITYGLNMGVSFKGFDLNLLFQGASMVNATYTEQLGGPLWANGNALTMFLDRWHPADPNADPYDPQTSWVPGYYSYTGTNAYTNTLHNLHSAAYVRLKSAELGYQLPRKWMAGVGLKDVRFFVNAYNLFTITGLRYLDPEHPSAISAVDQQYGYAYPIDKIFSVGLNVKL
- a CDS encoding GntR family transcriptional regulator, which codes for MKLSLDHTNHIPLYLQAEQLLRDLIKDPEYVNGKLLPNEVDLARQLAISRTTLRQAINKLVYDGLLIRKKGIGTRVAGITVSSKSNNWLSFSQEMHARGIPIKNYELHISWVIPEDAIVNFFQIPPGKKVLKLERLRGRPENPFVYFVSYFHPRVGLTGEEDFNNPLYEILEKKYHIIANLSKEEISAKAASKIIADKLEIAAGDPILFRKRFVYDQGDRPIEYNLGYYRADSFVYTVESRRE
- a CDS encoding sulfatase family protein, which gives rise to MHSRLLFFIIFILASVIGSAQQNEHTGKPNIILIVSDDHAYQAISAYQKNLIQTPNIDRIGAEGVVMDHAYVTNSVCSASRAVILTGKYSHINGLRDNGTFFNGAQQTLPKILKQYGYKTAIIGKWHLWSDPTGFDYWNILPAQGHYYNPPFVKMGRDTAYSGYVTDVITDLSLDWIGKNKKDPFCLLLFHKAPHRNCMPPLKYLDRFEHRQFPLPANFYDDYKDREGLQRQQITVARDLDIRYDSKIPCDSCPVTKVNEWAPAEYKREIDRLTPAERQQWDAHYQKAYEAFRKLKTRDEVVRFQFQRYMEDYLSCVKSVDDNVGRVLDYLKEQQLDRNTIVIYMSDQGFYLGEHGLYDKRFMYEESFRTPMLIRYPAALRKPRRISSFVMNLDIAPTLLDLAGIPVPADMQGMSMKKLLETGKDPGWRKSMYYHYYERSFGLTPHYGIRTKRYKLLHFYGPINSWELYDLKKDPHEMKNLYHNRHFAARISGLKKSMEQLRARYRDEDR